The Heliorestis convoluta genome includes the window TTTAGACTTTGCAAACTGACATTTGATTTGAATCGAATGTTTATCTTTAGCAGGTTCAATGATTTTTAAGTGACAACAAAGGTCCACTGAGAGTTAATGTTTTTTATGCAATCAAACTTTTATTAAGTAAATTAAAAGATGCGATTAATAGGATGGTGTTTTTCTTTGAAAAAAGTACTTATCTTAAGTGCATTTATACCTCATTATAGAGAAAAGCTAATTAAACAATTTGCACAAAAATGTAGTTTGACTGTAACGAGTCTAGAGCTAGAGAAATTAAATCATATCGCTCCCAAAAGTGAAATTGAAAAATATTGCAATTTAATAAAAACCAAATCACTTAATTTTTTTGAAAAAATATTAAAAATTTACATAGTGCCGAAAGAAATTAATTTATCAGTTAAACAAGAATGGGACACTGTTTTTGCTTTTTACAGCTTAAGATATCCTCATAGACTTTTTATTTTTATGTGGTACAAGTCTTTTAAGAAAAAAACAAATTGGGTTTGGGTTGGCCATATATACGGAAGAAACAACATGTTCCTTGTTAAATTATTAAGAAGGTTTTTTCTTAATAATAGTAATGGAGTGTTAACTTATACAAATGAGTATGTTGAAAAGCTTAAATCTGATGGGATAAATGTGCCTATATTTTCATTTAATAATACATATTTAAGTGCAGATGATATAGAAGTATTGCCAATAGAAAAGATAAATAATAAATTAAATATTATATTTGTTGGACGATATCAAAAAAGAAAGAAAATTGAACGACTGATATATTTAGCAAAAAGACGAGAAGATGTATGTATAAGATTAATAGGTCCAGGGATGGATGTATTGGAAGAAAAAATCTTAGAATATGGTTTGTCTGAAAGAATATCAACTTTTGGCTCTAAAATAGGTGACGAACTAAAACCTCATTTTCAGTGGGCGCATATTGTTGCTAATCCAGGACATGTCGGTTTATTGGTTGTTACTGCAGGTCAATTTGGTAGGCCTATAGTTATTGATAATCAATGTGAGCATGCCCCCGAATATATTATTGCAAAAGAAACAGGTCAATTTTTCATTAATTGGGAAAACAATGAAGAAGTAGATAAAATAATTGACCTATATAAAAGTTCACCTAGTATAATTACTAATATGGGCAAAGATTTATCTGAATTGATAAAAAAACAATATACGGTGGAGAATAGTGTCAAGTCCTTTAGAAGATTTATATAAATCTATACATATATATTTAGTGTATAAAAATTAAGAGGGTCTTGCCAATGAATTACCTATACAAAATACAAAAAATAAATAAAAATGAATATGAAAATACAATATTATCTATTGCACTTGTAGCACCATTTGTAATACTTCCAATTCAGTTTTTTTTATTGACTTTTTTTGAATTATTTCATACTGACATCGCGTCAAAAATTCAAACCTTTTCCAAATTAACAGTAGGATTAATATATTTATATGCATTACCAATAATTATAAAAAAAAGCAAAATAAAAATCATAGGAATTTATACAATTGCTTTTTTAATTTTTTTGGTTAACTTTATTCTTTTTCCGGAAAACCATATACATTTAAAAGATTTAATTTTTCCAGTGTTTTTTATGTGCTTACCAGCTTTTATTTTTAGTATATGTATTTATAACGTAAATATACTAAAACGAGTGATGTTAAAAGCAAGTCTAATAGTTTTGCTATTAGGTATAATTTTAAGCACTCTAATTTTTATTGGAGGAGCTTCGGTGGGTCGATATAGTTTGCCTTTATCATATTATATGTTATTACCAACAATAATGTATTTAGATGAATTTTTTGAGAAAATCTCAGTAAAAGCTCTGTTATATGCCTTAGTTTCGCTTATGATAATACTTTCACTTGGTTCGAGAGGAGCTCTTATATGTTCCGCATTATTTGTCATATTAAAGCTTGCCAGATTTGACTATAAATTAAGTTATAGAAAAATGGTTTTTTACTTTAGCTCGATAGGAACGATTGTAGCTTTACTTTTATATTCAAAACAAATTTTAGAATATTTATACATATTCTTTCTTAATATTGGAATAGAAAGTCGAACAATAAGAGTGCTCTTGAGTGATGATATACCTTTGAGTGGTAGAGATAATCTTTATGAAAATGTTATTAGAGAAATTTTAATTAATCCTATCTTAGGAATTGGAATAGGTGGAGATAGAGCAGTAAATGGAATATATGTACATAATTTTTTCTTAGAAGTATTAGCAAATTTTGGCGTGATTATTGGTACTATTCTTATAATTGTATTTTTACTAATAATATTTAAAAACTTAACTATAAAAAACAAAGAAATATACAATATAGTTATCATATGGTTAGGCATAGGTTTTTTTCCTTTTATGATGAGCAGCTCATATATAGAAAATATTAAATTCTGGATAATGTTAGGGTTGCTCACTGGATTGTTGAAATTTAATAAAAATTACAAGGTATCGTTTTCAAGAAAATAAAAATAACAGCCCTCGCAGAAAGGAAAAAAATGAAAAAAATTGCAATAATTTTACCTTATTTAAAAGCTGGTGGAACAGAGAGACAAGCTTACTATATTGCTAAGCATCTTCAGTCAAAAGTAGATGTTACGGTTATAACTTTTGAAGATACTGGTTCATTTAAGAATATGTATAAAAACATTAAGATCCATTGCCTTAATGTCGTATTATGCAAAAAAAACACGTTTGAAATTATGTTAAGACTTATTAAATTATTAAGTAGAGAAAAATTTGATTTAGTAATTAGTAGAGCATGGAGGTCTAATTTTTTAGTTGCAATATCAAGTTTAATTTTAAAAATACCTTACGTATTATTCTTAAGTAGTGCAACTAATCAAAATATGAATAAAATAAAGAACAAAGCTCAAGGTTATTTAATATCTAAAGCTAATCTAATTTTTTCTGTATCACAGAAAGCAAAGACTAACTGTATAAATACTTACGGTATTGATGGCGACAATATTAAAGTGGTCCAAAACGGGGTTGATATAGATTATATAAAAAAATGTCGAAAGAAGATAATAAGACTTTTACTGAAGTTACAAAGGGTAAGTTTGTAATTGTATTCTTAGGAAGACTTGTTCATAGAAAAGGTTTAGACATACTATTAAGAGCTATTTCTAAAATTAAATCAAATCGGAATGATATAAAAGATATTAAAGTAGTTGTTATTGGAGATGGTGAAAAAGAAAGTGAGTATTTAAAAATGTCTATTGATTTAAATATTTCTGATTGGGTAATTTTTTAGGAGAACAGAAGAATCCTTTTAACTATCTAATAAAAGGAGATTTGTTTGTTTTTCCATCTAGAAGCGAAGGTTTTCCTAATGCACTACTAGAAGCTATGGCCTTAGGTATTCCTTCTATTGCAGCAAACTGTGAAACTGGTCCTGCAGAAGTAATTAACGATTCAATTAATGGTATTCTTATAGAGCCTAATCAATCGGAACCTTTAGAATTAGCAATAATAAAACTTTATGAGAATCCAATATTAAGAGCTAGTATTAGTGAAAACGCAATTGACACAATTTATAATAAGCATAATTTAAAAACTAAATTGCTTGAAATAGAAAACGCAATTTCCTCAATTAAGCTATAAATTTGGTGGTGTCCAACAAATCGGGTACGGGTCAGTGACTCTTTGCTATTTAGAACTTGACCGGTAGCTGCTTTTCTTTTTATAGACTGAATGACACTATTATGGCTGTTGTTTACCTATGTATATTACGGTTCCAGAGAGCCACTTCTCCGGAAAAAATGAGCCACCTTTCCGACGGTTTTTCACGGGTTTTGAGCTACAACACACAAAGCTACTAATACCGCTAAATGCCGTACCCGTTCGAGACTGGGGGCTTTCAATGGGCCTTAAGGGCTGGCGGAATCCCTTGTCATTTACAGACGGCTAGCTCGGATGGACAATCCAAGTGGCGATGTTTGTGCGACGTACTATAAATAATGCACTTTGCCGTTAGTGGCTCAGCTTTTGGAAGGGGGGCTCCAAACAATCCATAATAGTTGCGCAGTTTGGTTCGGGGCTCCAACCTACACTAAATGGCGAGCCATAATTTTTCAGTTAAGTGATATTGCTCCCGAATGCTTATTAATTACAACTGAATATTAAATTATAGAGGAAGTGTAAATAGGTATGAATTTAAAAAATGTTAAATCTTTTCTTCAGTATGGTTATTTTATGAATTATGAAAAAGATGATTTACCCCTTGAATTTTCGAAAATCGATAAACTAATTTATACAAGCTTGGAAGAAAATGAATTAGTTAATTTAGGCATAGAAAAATTTATTGAAGCAATATCGAAAGATTTCGAATACAACTACCAGCATGTTGTACCTTTAAGTGGGGGTTTAGACAGCAGGGCTATTTTAGCCGCGTTATTAGAATTTACTGATGCTAGCAATATATTCACTTACACATTTGGCACTCCAGGTACACTAGATTATGAAATTGGAGGACTGATAGCAAAAAAAGCTGGAACTAAGCATACTAATTTACCGTTGACTACCCATAAATATTGCCAGGATGAATTAATTGATATCTCAAACAGGATAAATAATCAAACAATGCTATTTCACCATCCGCCTGTTTGGTTAGTAGACGAATTATTTAGTAATCATGTGGTCTGGTCAGGCTATATAGGAGATTTAATTGTAGGTGGACATTTACCTACACATCCTGTGACAAACCTAAAAGATGCTAAACTCAAATATCTTAATAAATATAAATATGTTAAATCATTGTCGTTATCTAATATTGAAAATGATTTTCTTATAGATTATATAAATTTTAATACTATCGATAAGAAATTAGTAACTTATGAGGAACAAATATTATTTAACGAAAGGGTTAGGAAATTAACTGCACCGCATGTTTTAATTAAAGGTTATAATTACAAAACACCATTTATTAATAACGGGTTTATGGATTTTATGCTTAGTCTAGATAATAGATTTAGACTAGGAAAATATTTATTTATTGAAATGATGTTAAAGGCATTTCCTAAACTTTTTAGTCAAAAAACGAAAAATAATTATGGGTTACCTTTAAAATCTGGAAATATTAAAATTGAGGTAAAAAAGATTGAAAACAAAATTAAAAGTTTTCTCGGAAGAAGTCTAAATGGTTTTGTTAACCCTTATATAAATTATTTGGATTTTAGGAATGGTATTCGTGAAAGAGAAGATTTACTTTCAATATTTAGCTCAAATATTATGGATTTAAAATCTCGAGGCATTATTGATTGGATAGATATTGAAGATATCTTAAATAGACACTTAAAAAAACAGGGTAATTTTGCGGATGCTCTTATTGTGTTAACCTCTTTAGAAATACATTTGAAGGCGCAAACAGGTTGGAAAACAAAATGATTAACCGTTTAACAAGGGTTTTTAAAGATGAATTAATTAGCAAGTTATTAAAAAATGCAGGAACATTATTAAGTGGCAACATTATTGCTTCTGTTATGGGGCTACTTACGCTCATAATAACTGCTAGAACCTTGGGACCAGAGGCTTTTGGAATTCTTGTACTTATTCAAACCTACATATTAGTAGTAGATGGATTAATGAATTTTCAATCTTGGCAAGCCATGATTAAGTTTGGTACTGACTTTAATGAGAATCAAGAAGTTGACCTTTTCAAAGCAATGATAAAATATGTTTTACTTATTGATGTATTAACAGCAATAATAGCAACAATACTTGCTATTACTATGATTAAAGTTATAGGGCCTTTTATAAATATTGATGAAAATGTTTATCATTATGTAATGCTTTTTAGCTTTGTTATACTATTCCACGTTTCTGGAGTACCAATTGCAATATTACGTATGTTTAATAAGTTTAAGTTGTTAGCTTTTCAAGCCGTTTTAACATCATTGATAAAACTGATTGGGGTCATAATTCTTTTTATAACGGAATCTGAATTACTTGGATTTGTGATTGTGTGGGTTATTACCGATATAGCAGGACACATTTTACTGCAGTATCTTGGTTTTAGAGAACTAAAAAAACGAAACTTATCTAATATATTAGATATAAGGATAAATTTACTAAAGGGATACATTAAAAATATTTGGACATTTATAATCACTACAAATTTAAATAGTTCAATTAGAATGTCCACGAGACAGTTAGATATATTAATAGTGGGAAGTATATTAGGAAATCATGCTGTAGGTTTATATAAAGTAGCCAAACAATTTTCATCGGTTTTATCTAGACTAGCAGATCCGTTATATAAAGCTATTTATCCACAGTTAACCAAATTGTATACTCAGAAGAAATTATTAGATTTCAAAAATCTGATAATTCAATCTAGTGCCTTAGTTTTCATTCCAGTCATGATTTTATGGGTTGTATTTTTTTGTTTGGTGATTTTATTATTAAACATACAGTAGGAATGGAATTCATTGAAGGAAAAACTGTTCTTTTATGGTATATGATGGCGATTGCAATATCAGTTATATCATTTCCGTTACAGCCAGCTATGCTCGCACAAGGACATCCTAAATTTTCTCTTTACATACATTTATTAAGCACGATAGTATATTTTGTTTCATTAATCCCTCTAATGAATTACTTTGATATTGCAGGTGCAGGAATAAGTTATTTTGTATATTATGCGATCTGGTCACTGCTTATGTTTCTAGTAATTTTTAAGAAGTTAAATAGTTATCAAAAATATGTTAACGAGAGTATGGTTACATACAAAAGCAATTAACTTATTATGAAGACTCCGGAGCAAATTAGGCCACTATTTACGGTTTGTTTGAGCTACCTTTCTAGAAGCTTAGGCACTAACGATAATATATACAATATTTAAGCCATATCGCACAAACACCCCACCTGTATTGTCCGTCCGAACCCCGACTGTAAATAGCAGGGACTTCAGACGCAACTTCGAGGCTCATTGACAGACAATAGTTTCGAATGGGTACGGCATTTAGGCGCTGTTAGTGGCTTTGTGTGTGTTTTTGTGTCTCATATTTTCAGAGAAGTGCTCACCACCACTGGAAAAGTATTAGAAAGAGGTAAATGATGAAAATAGCGTACATTTCCACTGCTATAGTTCCGTCTAGGACAGCAAATAGTATTAATGTTATGAAGATGTGCCAGGCTTTTGCGAAAAATGGACATCAAGTAAAACTATTCCTACCGAAATACAGAAACGCAGATGCGTTACATAACGTTTATAATTATTATGATGTAGAAAGATGTTTTGAAATAGAATGGATTCCTATAAATAAAAGCCATAAACTCTCAGGTCATTGGTATGGGTTAAAAGCGATGTTGGCTGTAAAGAAATGGAAGGCTGAGTTAATTTATGGGCGATCTTTATTAACAATATTATTATTTTCAAATAACTCTTCGAAAGCTATATATGAATTACACAAGCCGTTTTCCAACAAATTTTTATCTTACTTGTTATATTATTTTACAAAAAACAAACTAAATAAAGTAGTTGTTATCTCGCAAGCATTAAAGAATTATACTATAGAAGAATATAAAATTGACGAAGAAAAAATAGTTGTAGCTCATGACGGAGCAGACATACCACATTATACAAAAAAAGCAGATTTGAAAGTTCAAGGAAGTAGATTAAAAGTTGGGTATGTAGGCCATTTATATCCAGGAAAAAGCATGGAGATTATATCGGAGCTTGTGAAATGCTGTAAGTGGGTTGATTTTCATATAATTGGAGGTTTAGAATCAGATATTGATTATTGGAAAGAAAAATTAAAGAATGAGCAAAATATAATTTTTCATGGTTACCTACCACATAAACAAACAGAAGCGTACCGCTTAGCTTGCGACGTCTTAATTGCTCCATATCAACGCCATGTTTCAGTTTATGGAAATAATAGCATAGATATAGGTAAGTGGATGTCACCTTTGAAACTCTTTGAATATATGGCAAGTAAGAAGGCTATATTAACTTCAGATCTTCCTGTTTTAAAGGAAGTATTGGAAAATGACAGAAATGCGTTACTGTGTTCACCTGATGATATAAATGAATGGATACGAAGTCTAGAAAGGTTAAATTCTGATATAAATCTAAGAAATAGATTAGGTGAAAATGCTAATAAAGATTTTATTAAGAATTATACATGGAATGCTAGAGCTAAGAAAATATTAGAGCACTAAGCGTGACTATACTGATTTATTATTAATGTTAGATAAAAATTGTTTATTGTTACGACTATAAAAATAGCAAGAATTAAGGGGTTCTTCGCTATTATATGTGGGGTTCAAATAGATGTAGAAATGAAATGGTTATCATTTGAGACTTGTAATATTAAGGCTTGAGAATATCAGGACACCAGTGACAAAGTATTAGTGCTGGGGAAACATGACTAACAAAATCTTCCTGAAAAGACACAACGACTATTAAGCAACGCTATCTTCGCGTAATAGATAAAATATACCCAAATAAAACAAAAGAACATGATGAAAATAACCGTTTTTCAAGAATGTGATCTTAAAAAAAGCAAAGGATGATAACCAAATGTTCAAAATAGCAGTAGCAGGAACAGGCTACGTCGGCTTAGTCGCCGGCGTTTGCTTCGCCGAAATAGGCCATCAAGTAACCTGCGTAGACATCGACGAAAACAAAGTCAATCTTATGAAGTCTGGAATTTCCCCCATTTACGAAACAGGCCTAGAAGAATTGATGCAAAAGAACTACGCCGCTGGAAGGCTTGACTACACCACTGATTACAGAGAAGCTTACAGAGATGCTGATGCCATCTTCATCGGCGTCGGTACACCAGAACAACCAGACGGTTCTGCCAATCTTTCCTACATAGCCACTGTAGTCAGACAAATCGCTGAAACGATTGAAAAAGACTGCCTCGTCGTTGTCAAATCAACAGTCCCCGTAGGAACAAACGACAAAGTAGAGCAGTTTATCCAAGACTTTTTAGTCAATGACGTGAAAGTAGAAGTCGCTTCCAACCCCGAATTCCTAGCCCAGGGCTCAGCTGTCAAAGACACCTTAGAAGCCGCCAGAATTATCATCGGCACAGAAAGCAAATGGGCAGAAGAACTCCTGATGAAAATCTATGAACCCTTTAACTTACCCATTGTTTCTGTCAACAGACGCTCCGCAGAAATGATTAAGTATGCTTCCAACGATTTTCTAGCTCTGAAAATATCCTATATGAACGACATTGCCAACCTTTGCGAACTCGTCGGTGCCGACATTCAAGACGTAGCCCAAGGCATGAGCTTTGACGAACGCATCGGAAGCAAATTCTTAAATGCCGGCATCGGCTATGGCGGTTCTTGTTTCCCCAAAGACACCAAAGCCTTAGAGTACCTAGCCAAACAACATGGCTATGCTTTACGAACCATCAAAGCAGCCATCGATGTAAACGATGACCAAAAAACAATGCTCTATAAAAAAGCCAGCAAAAGACTGATCACCTTCAACGGCCTCAAAGTCGCCGTCCTCGGCCTAACCTTCAAGCCTGGAACAGACGATTTAAGAGAAGCGCCATCCCTAGAAAATGTACCTCTCTTGCTAGAACAAGGCGCCGACATCTACGCCTACGATCCTGTCGGTGCTGATAACTTTGCCAAAGTATATCCAGAAGGCAAAAATGGCAGAGGAACGATAACCTATGTTGACAATGTAGAAGCAGCTTTAGACAATGCCAATGTCTGCTTCATTTTCACCGAATGGGGAGAAATTAAAGCCGTAGCGCCTGAAACCTATAAGAAGTGCATGAGAACACCTTTGGTCTTTGACGGTAGAAACATTTACGCCATCGAAGCCATGAAAGAAGCAGGCGTAGAGTATCATTCTATAGGAAGAGAAGCTGTCCAAAGAGAAAGCCAAAAGGAGTCGAAGAACCTTGACATACAAGCTTCTTGATCAGAGCAAAAGATATCTCATCACCGGAGCAGCAGGGTTCATCGGATATTTCCTATCGAAAAAACTCCTAGAACAGGGCTGCCAAGTAATCGGCCTTGACAATATGAATGATTACTATGATGTAACCCTCAAAGAAGCACGCTTAGAGCAACTCAAACCCTATAAAAACTTCACCTTCATCAAAGCCGACATTGCTGACAAAGCCATCATCACCCATCTTTTTGAAACGCACAAACCCCAAATCGTCGTAAACCTAGCCGCCCAAGCCGGTGTCCGCTATTCAATCGAAAATCCCGATACCTACATTCAAAGCAACATCATCGGCTTTTTCAACATCTTAGAAGCTTGCCGCCATCACTCCGTAGAACACCTCGTCTACGCCTCCTCCAGCTCTGTCTACGGAGCCAATAAAAAAGTGCCATTTGAAGAGACAGACTTTGTAGACAACCCCGTATCTCTCTACGCATCAACCAAAAAATCCAATGAACTCATGGCCCATACCTACAGCCACCTCTACAAAATCCCCGCCACAGGCCTTCGTTTCTTCACCGTCTACGGCCCCTTAGGCCGACCCGACATGGCCTACTTCGGCTTTACCAACAAATACTTTGCCGGAGAGCCCATTCAGATTTTCAACAACGGCGACTTTGAAAACGACCTCTACCGCGACTTTACTTATATCGATGACATCGTAATCGGCATCGAGCGCTTGATCAGCAAACCACCTACAGACTCTGTACCACATAAAGTCTATAACATCGGCAACAACAATCCAGAGAAGCTAATGGTCTTTATCGATACGCTAGAAAGATCCTTAAGCAAAGCCACAGGACGGAAGGTAGAATTCGATAAAGCTTTCGAACCCATCAAACCTGGCGATGTACCAGCCACCTACGCTTCAACCGATCTATTACATGAAGCCGTAGGATTTAAGCCGCAGACTTCTATTGAGGAAGGCCTGCAGAAGTTTGCCGATTGGTATGTGGAGTATTATAGGGTGAAGTAAAGAATTAATTAATTGTTCGGTGAAGCTAAGAATTCAGGAGTCCTCTAATAAGGGGGCTCCTCAAGATTTTAGGAAGGAACTGAAAGTAAGGAGGATAGGCATGAATATATGCGAAGCAATAAAGGATTTAATTGAAAAAAATTTTTCTAAATCCTTTGCCTGCAATCAGTTTTTTTATGAAGACGAATGTAATGACTATTCAATGTTGAAAGCATATAAAGAAGAAACGGGTATATATCATTTTTATGAAATTGAAAATAATGGAGAAGGAGGAACTAAGAAATCACTATACATTGGGGTATCATATGAAAAAAGCCATGGCTTAAAAAAAAGAGTAACACAAAACTTCACAGCAGGTAATACAGGAGGAACATTCCGAAATAACCTCGCTGCATATAAGTTTAAGAATGATCAGATTCAAGCGATTAAATATATAAAAAAACATGTGTTTTTAGAATTATTACCGACAAAATCTAATGAAGCCAAAAAACTTGAAGAAATTGCAATTGCTATTTATGAGCCGCAGTATAATTTGAAAACATATACTTAGTGTCCCTTGTGGATTGACATAGCCTAACAGCCTGCCAGGATAGTCTCTACCAACAAGGACTGTGCCCCGCTATGCGATCAATTATAAACATTCTAACGAAACAAAGGCAATCGATCACAAACCGAACAAAGCAAAGCCTTAGCAAAACCCGAGTAGAAACACAATCGAAGCTCTCAGGTTTTTGCATTCTCAAGTCAACCCCACCAACAAAACCCATGTACGGACTGGGAAAAGCCACGTGATGGGAGAGGTACTTTCATTTCCAAGGTAAGCGTAAAAAGAACCCCACCTTGAAGACAAGATGGAGTTCCGGTTAAACTTTTATTTAGTTACTCGGCAAAGTTCGGGTAGGGTTTCAGACCAGGGAAGTAGCTGATCCAGCGCCTGCACATCTTTAGTATCTACATTGGGAAGTATCTCAAAGAGATAGTTTAGATACGTAAAAGGATTCAGGCCATTTTCCTTGGCTGTTTCGACAATGCTATATACAATCGCACTAGCTTGGGCACCGCGAGGAGTATTGGAGAATAAGAAATTTTTTCTTCCTAAAACGAAGGATTTTATGGTTCGCTCACTGCGATTGTTATCTAATTCCAAGCGACCGTCTAACATAAATCCAATGAGTTTATCCCATTGATTCAAACAATAGTTAATGGCTTGACCAAGTGCGCTTTTTGGGAGTACATTGGGGCTTTGTTTATGAAGCCATGCCAAAAAAGC containing:
- a CDS encoding SDR family NAD(P)-dependent oxidoreductase, translated to MTYKLLDQSKRYLITGAAGFIGYFLSKKLLEQGCQVIGLDNMNDYYDVTLKEARLEQLKPYKNFTFIKADIADKAIITHLFETHKPQIVVNLAAQAGVRYSIENPDTYIQSNIIGFFNILEACRHHSVEHLVYASSSSVYGANKKVPFEETDFVDNPVSLYASTKKSNELMAHTYSHLYKIPATGLRFFTVYGPLGRPDMAYFGFTNKYFAGEPIQIFNNGDFENDLYRDFTYIDDIVIGIERLISKPPTDSVPHKVYNIGNNNPEKLMVFIDTLERSLSKATGRKVEFDKAFEPIKPGDVPATYASTDLLHEAVGFKPQTSIEEGLQKFADWYVEYYRVK
- a CDS encoding glycosyltransferase; translated protein: MKKVLILSAFIPHYREKLIKQFAQKCSLTVTSLELEKLNHIAPKSEIEKYCNLIKTKSLNFFEKILKIYIVPKEINLSVKQEWDTVFAFYSLRYPHRLFIFMWYKSFKKKTNWVWVGHIYGRNNMFLVKLLRRFFLNNSNGVLTYTNEYVEKLKSDGINVPIFSFNNTYLSADDIEVLPIEKINNKLNIIFVGRYQKRKKIERLIYLAKRREDVCIRLIGPGMDVLEEKILEYGLSERISTFGSKIGDELKPHFQWAHIVANPGHVGLLVVTAGQFGRPIVIDNQCEHAPEYIIAKETGQFFINWENNEEVDKIIDLYKSSPSIITNMGKDLSELIKKQYTVENSVKSFRRFI
- a CDS encoding glycosyltransferase family 4 protein — encoded protein: MMKIAYISTAIVPSRTANSINVMKMCQAFAKNGHQVKLFLPKYRNADALHNVYNYYDVERCFEIEWIPINKSHKLSGHWYGLKAMLAVKKWKAELIYGRSLLTILLFSNNSSKAIYELHKPFSNKFLSYLLYYFTKNKLNKVVVISQALKNYTIEEYKIDEEKIVVAHDGADIPHYTKKADLKVQGSRLKVGYVGHLYPGKSMEIISELVKCCKWVDFHIIGGLESDIDYWKEKLKNEQNIIFHGYLPHKQTEAYRLACDVLIAPYQRHVSVYGNNSIDIGKWMSPLKLFEYMASKKAILTSDLPVLKEVLENDRNALLCSPDDINEWIRSLERLNSDINLRNRLGENANKDFIKNYTWNARAKKILEH
- a CDS encoding O-antigen ligase family protein — encoded protein: MNYLYKIQKINKNEYENTILSIALVAPFVILPIQFFLLTFFELFHTDIASKIQTFSKLTVGLIYLYALPIIIKKSKIKIIGIYTIAFLIFLVNFILFPENHIHLKDLIFPVFFMCLPAFIFSICIYNVNILKRVMLKASLIVLLLGIILSTLIFIGGASVGRYSLPLSYYMLLPTIMYLDEFFEKISVKALLYALVSLMIILSLGSRGALICSALFVILKLARFDYKLSYRKMVFYFSSIGTIVALLLYSKQILEYLYIFFLNIGIESRTIRVLLSDDIPLSGRDNLYENVIREILINPILGIGIGGDRAVNGIYVHNFFLEVLANFGVIIGTILIIVFLLIIFKNLTIKNKEIYNIVIIWLGIGFFPFMMSSSYIENIKFWIMLGLLTGLLKFNKNYKVSFSRK
- a CDS encoding oligosaccharide flippase family protein translates to MINRLTRVFKDELISKLLKNAGTLLSGNIIASVMGLLTLIITARTLGPEAFGILVLIQTYILVVDGLMNFQSWQAMIKFGTDFNENQEVDLFKAMIKYVLLIDVLTAIIATILAITMIKVIGPFINIDENVYHYVMLFSFVILFHVSGVPIAILRMFNKFKLLAFQAVLTSLIKLIGVIILFITESELLGFVIVWVITDIAGHILLQYLGFRELKKRNLSNILDIRINLLKGYIKNIWTFIITTNLNSSIRMSTRQLDILIVGSILGNHAVGLYKVAKQFSSVLSRLADPLYKAIYPQLTKLYTQKKLLDFKNLIIQSSALVFIPVMILWVVFFCLVILLLNIQ
- a CDS encoding UDP-glucose dehydrogenase family protein translates to MFKIAVAGTGYVGLVAGVCFAEIGHQVTCVDIDENKVNLMKSGISPIYETGLEELMQKNYAAGRLDYTTDYREAYRDADAIFIGVGTPEQPDGSANLSYIATVVRQIAETIEKDCLVVVKSTVPVGTNDKVEQFIQDFLVNDVKVEVASNPEFLAQGSAVKDTLEAARIIIGTESKWAEELLMKIYEPFNLPIVSVNRRSAEMIKYASNDFLALKISYMNDIANLCELVGADIQDVAQGMSFDERIGSKFLNAGIGYGGSCFPKDTKALEYLAKQHGYALRTIKAAIDVNDDQKTMLYKKASKRLITFNGLKVAVLGLTFKPGTDDLREAPSLENVPLLLEQGADIYAYDPVGADNFAKVYPEGKNGRGTITYVDNVEAALDNANVCFIFTEWGEIKAVAPETYKKCMRTPLVFDGRNIYAIEAMKEAGVEYHSIGREAVQRESQKESKNLDIQAS
- a CDS encoding asparagine synthase-related protein; translation: MNLKNVKSFLQYGYFMNYEKDDLPLEFSKIDKLIYTSLEENELVNLGIEKFIEAISKDFEYNYQHVVPLSGGLDSRAILAALLEFTDASNIFTYTFGTPGTLDYEIGGLIAKKAGTKHTNLPLTTHKYCQDELIDISNRINNQTMLFHHPPVWLVDELFSNHVVWSGYIGDLIVGGHLPTHPVTNLKDAKLKYLNKYKYVKSLSLSNIENDFLIDYINFNTIDKKLVTYEEQILFNERVRKLTAPHVLIKGYNYKTPFINNGFMDFMLSLDNRFRLGKYLFIEMMLKAFPKLFSQKTKNNYGLPLKSGNIKIEVKKIENKIKSFLGRSLNGFVNPYINYLDFRNGIREREDLLSIFSSNIMDLKSRGIIDWIDIEDILNRHLKKQGNFADALIVLTSLEIHLKAQTGWKTK
- a CDS encoding glycosyltransferase family 4 protein, encoding MKKIAIILPYLKAGGTERQAYYIAKHLQSKVDVTVITFEDTGSFKNMYKNIKIHCLNVVLCKKNTFEIMLRLIKLLSREKFDLVISRAWRSNFLVAISSLILKIPYVLFLSSATNQNMNKIKNKAQGYLISKANLIFSVSQKAKTNCINTYGIDGDNIKVVQNGVDIDYIKKCRKKIIRLLLKLQRVSL